The following coding sequences are from one Nonlabens arenilitoris window:
- a CDS encoding endonuclease MutS2: MSRISSKTIQDLEFNIVLEQASSFCTTTDGKTNMLLLEPLTYRNAVKDSLQHTNEYLQSYASEYRIPNHGFDPIEKELQLLGIENSTLEKDSIRKLAVLPRTVNEHITFFKKQQLLFPKLFSRLEKIEKNEYVPQAVDAVLDRFGEVKDDASPDLKNLRREMNSVKGQLNGSFGAALSHYSQMDYLDEIRETVIENRRVLAVKAMYRRKVKGKVMGSSKTGSISYIEPERVLTLSRKLAELEVEEAEEIHRILKALTETLRPFLEEFKIYRDYLTHTDIIAAKSRYAQSIDALLPILVEHRELELVDAYHPLLLVSNRARNEKTYPQTIGLKADNRIIVISGPNAGGKSITLKTIGLLQLMIQTGFLIPVHEKSRMSIFKHVLTDIGDNQSIDNHLSTYSYRLKNMRGFLKKADDKTLFLIDEFGTGSDPELGGALAESMLEELYSRKSFGIITTHYTNLKMLANELPEMTNANMLFDAQSLEPIYKLQLGEAGSSFTFEVAQKNGIPYSLINKAKKKVERGKIRFDKSIAALQKERSNLRKNNESLREREIKATQKVNKLEDTQDRVQQKLLDFQEMYDSYQRYIQLGKKFDGLAKDFSNNKKKKLLVDELMKMVITENVKRQPPPKKTEAKKHKQEQGKKKQLENEVIQKVAKIREQKKKNPKPVVAPKPKVTLKKNDRVRLLDSKSVGTIDQIEKGKATVNYGMFTTIVSVEQLEKV; encoded by the coding sequence ATGAGTAGAATTTCCAGTAAAACCATTCAAGATTTAGAGTTCAACATCGTGTTAGAACAGGCTTCTTCCTTTTGTACTACTACAGATGGGAAAACAAACATGCTTTTACTTGAGCCACTTACCTATCGTAATGCGGTTAAAGACTCTTTACAGCATACAAATGAGTATTTACAATCGTATGCCAGTGAGTACCGCATACCTAATCATGGGTTTGACCCTATAGAAAAGGAATTGCAATTGCTAGGTATTGAAAATTCGACGTTAGAAAAAGACAGTATCCGTAAACTAGCAGTACTGCCACGTACTGTAAATGAACACATAACCTTCTTTAAAAAGCAGCAGCTTTTATTTCCTAAACTATTTTCTAGACTAGAGAAAATAGAAAAGAATGAATACGTACCACAAGCAGTAGACGCTGTTCTAGATCGTTTTGGTGAGGTTAAAGATGACGCATCACCAGATCTTAAAAACTTAAGAAGAGAAATGAATAGTGTTAAAGGCCAGCTCAATGGTAGCTTTGGCGCAGCACTCAGTCATTACTCTCAAATGGATTATCTTGATGAAATCCGTGAAACGGTAATTGAAAACCGTCGCGTTTTAGCCGTTAAAGCCATGTACCGCCGTAAAGTAAAAGGTAAGGTAATGGGAAGTTCTAAAACGGGAAGCATTTCTTATATCGAACCAGAACGTGTGTTAACGCTTTCGCGAAAGCTTGCTGAACTAGAAGTTGAAGAGGCAGAAGAAATCCACCGTATTCTTAAAGCTCTAACAGAGACTTTACGTCCGTTTCTGGAAGAATTTAAGATTTATAGAGATTATTTAACGCACACAGACATTATCGCGGCAAAGTCTCGATATGCACAATCCATCGATGCTCTTTTACCTATACTGGTAGAACACAGAGAACTAGAATTAGTTGATGCATATCACCCGTTATTGCTAGTATCTAATAGAGCGCGAAATGAAAAAACCTATCCACAAACCATAGGTCTTAAAGCGGACAATCGCATCATTGTGATATCAGGTCCTAATGCTGGTGGTAAATCCATTACTCTTAAAACAATAGGTTTACTACAATTGATGATACAAACTGGATTTTTAATTCCAGTTCATGAGAAAAGTAGAATGAGCATATTTAAGCATGTTCTTACTGATATAGGTGATAATCAAAGTATCGATAACCACTTGAGTACTTATAGCTATCGTTTGAAAAATATGCGAGGTTTTCTTAAAAAAGCTGATGATAAGACACTTTTTCTTATTGATGAATTCGGTACAGGATCAGACCCAGAACTAGGTGGCGCACTGGCAGAAAGTATGCTAGAAGAACTTTATAGCCGTAAAAGTTTTGGGATTATTACTACTCATTATACTAATTTGAAGATGCTGGCAAATGAATTGCCAGAGATGACAAATGCAAATATGCTTTTTGACGCACAATCATTAGAGCCTATTTATAAATTGCAACTAGGAGAAGCTGGTAGTTCTTTTACCTTTGAAGTAGCACAAAAAAATGGGATACCCTACTCTCTTATTAATAAAGCAAAAAAGAAAGTTGAACGTGGTAAAATAAGGTTTGATAAATCTATCGCTGCATTACAAAAGGAACGTTCAAATTTGCGTAAAAACAATGAATCACTAAGGGAACGTGAGATAAAAGCTACCCAAAAAGTAAATAAATTAGAAGATACACAGGATCGAGTGCAACAAAAGCTTCTAGACTTTCAAGAAATGTATGATAGTTATCAACGTTACATACAGTTAGGAAAGAAATTTGATGGACTTGCTAAGGATTTTTCAAATAACAAAAAGAAAAAATTACTGGTCGATGAGCTCATGAAAATGGTCATCACTGAAAATGTGAAACGCCAGCCGCCACCTAAAAAAACAGAGGCAAAAAAGCATAAGCAAGAACAAGGTAAAAAGAAACAATTAGAAAATGAAGTGATTCAAAAGGTTGCTAAAATTAGAGAACAAAAAAAGAAAAACCCAAAGCCTGTTGTCGCTCCTAAACCGAAGGTAACACTTAAAAAGAATGATCGTGTGCGCTTGTTAGATTCAAAATCTGTAGGCACAATTGATCAGATTGAAAAAGGAAAAGCTACCGTTAATTATGGTATGTTTACAACTATAGTATCAGTAGAGCAATTAGAAAAAGTGTAA
- a CDS encoding nucleoside phosphorylase, producing the protein MSLEASELILNDDGSIYHLNLQPHQLAHTIITVGDPDRVGEVSKHFDTIEHRVGKREFHTHTGTLKGKRISVVSTGIGTDNIDIVFNELDALVNIDFKTRTIKSQLTQLDIIRVGTSGAVQSHIPVDSFLLSQRGIGFDSLFHWYENDGGDSAFAKAVAEQLHLSEQAARPYTISCDKKLADIFKSDEVLIGNTITNVGFYGPQSRQLRLKPAHHQLNASIESFEYEGEKLTNLEMETAGIYAMASLLGHRAVSLNAILANRATGEFSKNPKSIVDELITFTLQQIVDN; encoded by the coding sequence ATGTCTCTAGAAGCATCAGAACTTATATTAAATGATGATGGTAGCATCTACCATCTCAACTTACAACCACATCAACTAGCGCACACCATCATTACGGTAGGTGATCCCGATCGCGTAGGTGAAGTTTCAAAACACTTTGACACGATAGAACATCGTGTGGGCAAGCGTGAATTTCACACGCACACGGGTACATTGAAAGGTAAACGCATTAGTGTCGTATCCACTGGTATAGGAACTGATAACATAGATATTGTTTTTAACGAGTTAGATGCGCTGGTTAATATTGATTTTAAAACACGCACCATTAAATCTCAATTGACTCAATTAGATATTATACGTGTGGGCACATCTGGCGCCGTACAATCTCACATTCCTGTGGATTCTTTTTTATTATCACAACGCGGGATTGGTTTTGACTCTTTATTTCACTGGTATGAAAATGATGGTGGTGATTCCGCTTTCGCGAAAGCGGTTGCAGAACAATTACACTTATCAGAACAGGCAGCTCGACCTTATACCATCAGTTGTGATAAAAAACTAGCTGATATCTTTAAAAGCGATGAAGTATTAATAGGAAATACGATTACTAACGTAGGTTTCTACGGACCTCAAAGTCGACAATTGAGATTAAAACCTGCACACCATCAATTGAACGCAAGTATTGAGTCGTTTGAGTATGAAGGTGAAAAATTAACAAACCTTGAGATGGAGACCGCTGGAATCTATGCTATGGCTAGTCTACTAGGTCATCGAGCTGTTTCTTTAAATGCGATACTCGCTAATAGAGCAACTGGCGAGTTCTCTAAAAACCCTAAATCTATCGTCGACGAATTGATAACATTTACCTTACAACAAATCGTTGATAATTAA
- a CDS encoding substrate-binding domain-containing protein, whose protein sequence is MTTIKIGGVPEHFNLPWHFAIEDGAFEKAGIDLQWEDIPEGTGRMSKLLRTKELDVACILTDGIVKDIIAGNPSRILQVYVASPLLWGVHAPGNIEAEKTQQLEDGKFAISRYGSGSHLMSFLLAKRHGWDTDDLNFELVNTLDGAVDALSQNKAQLFLWERYMTQPIVDQGIFKRLETIATPWPSFVIAATQECITEKEEALGKMLSIINRYTADFKQIPSIDRTIASHYDLQVGDVQQWLLRTEFSDDQLWDATVDKINKEFSAVGIIDRKVALEELIYDIPKVDEEE, encoded by the coding sequence ATGACTACGATAAAAATAGGCGGCGTACCAGAACATTTTAATCTACCATGGCATTTTGCTATAGAAGATGGAGCTTTTGAAAAAGCAGGAATTGATTTGCAATGGGAAGATATTCCAGAAGGAACTGGTCGTATGAGTAAATTACTTCGTACTAAAGAATTAGACGTTGCCTGCATTCTTACAGATGGTATTGTTAAAGATATAATCGCTGGAAATCCTTCACGTATATTACAAGTCTATGTAGCTTCTCCTCTATTATGGGGTGTTCATGCTCCTGGAAACATTGAGGCCGAAAAAACCCAGCAACTAGAGGATGGTAAATTTGCCATTAGTAGATATGGTAGCGGCTCTCATCTAATGAGTTTCTTATTAGCTAAAAGGCATGGTTGGGATACAGATGATTTAAATTTTGAATTAGTTAATACCTTAGATGGTGCTGTAGATGCACTTTCACAAAACAAAGCGCAGCTTTTCTTATGGGAACGCTATATGACACAACCTATAGTAGATCAAGGTATTTTTAAAAGATTAGAAACCATTGCAACACCATGGCCTAGTTTTGTTATCGCAGCTACCCAAGAATGTATTACCGAAAAAGAAGAGGCATTAGGCAAAATGCTTTCTATTATTAATAGATATACGGCAGATTTTAAGCAAATTCCTTCGATAGATCGTACAATTGCTTCTCACTATGATCTTCAAGTAGGTGATGTACAGCAGTGGTTATTACGTACAGAGTTTAGCGATGATCAATTATGGGATGCAACGGTAGATAAAATAAACAAAGAATTTAGTGCTGTAGGCATTATAGATAGAAAAGTAGCCCTAGAAGAGTTAATCTATGATATTCCTAAAGTAGATGAAGAAGAGTAA
- a CDS encoding thiol-disulfide oxidoreductase DCC family protein — translation MKNKQNDVILFDGVCNLCNDAVTFIIKRDSKNHFRFAALESDIGLLYLKKHQINPKEIDSIVLIRGERAYVKASAALRIAQKMDGFWPLLSALIIIPRLISNAIYEYIARNRYKWFGKQESCMIPTKDLRDKFLHK, via the coding sequence ATGAAGAATAAGCAAAATGATGTAATTCTCTTTGACGGTGTTTGCAATTTATGCAATGATGCTGTTACTTTTATTATAAAAAGAGATTCTAAAAATCACTTCCGTTTTGCTGCTTTAGAAAGCGATATAGGCCTGCTTTATCTTAAAAAACATCAGATTAACCCTAAAGAAATAGATAGCATTGTATTGATACGTGGCGAGCGAGCTTATGTTAAAGCTAGCGCTGCATTGCGTATAGCTCAAAAAATGGACGGTTTCTGGCCTTTACTTTCTGCCCTTATTATTATTCCTAGGTTGATCTCTAATGCAATCTATGAGTACATAGCCAGAAATAGATATAAATGGTTCGGTAAGCAAGAAAGCTGCATGATACCGACTAAAGACTTACGTGATAAATTCCTTCATAAGTAG
- a CDS encoding OmpA family protein, translating to MKNFFTGTLAFIVYAGLCLAFFGYYYIEQLTGKNTNFISSDVVNEQPIIDELPSDELESELEPVIQSTLDQQLDSIAAAKALINTLSTSEDSTVTKEYEVSNAEAALGEVSEESTIINGNKETAVYEANTFTINDQNGNPLTNCSTFTTIYKNNSKVKIPYPCRAYGNEIKEVLSSNPKAEIIINGYSSIQEDADIGMKRAQYVKRLLTNIGIKADKITLKSDKKDIPFKSGIAQGGIDIQILNINRSESNSNAVKASPTTAVPTISSGNGPYGYQRFTKGYQGDFFYGNRAFTAYIKEVQNYLNENPGKKVYVYAYTDTVGNATDNFNIGKDNVNTARRLMIQNGIAINRIVAVSKGEESSGATGNNRSLVVIVK from the coding sequence GTGAAAAACTTTTTTACAGGTACACTAGCCTTTATAGTCTACGCCGGCTTATGTTTAGCCTTTTTCGGCTATTATTATATCGAACAATTGACTGGAAAGAATACGAATTTTATATCGAGTGATGTTGTCAATGAACAACCTATAATCGATGAATTACCATCTGATGAGTTAGAGTCAGAATTAGAGCCAGTTATTCAATCAACACTTGACCAGCAACTAGATTCTATAGCTGCCGCAAAAGCCCTAATTAATACATTAAGTACTAGTGAAGATTCAACTGTAACAAAAGAATATGAAGTCTCAAACGCAGAAGCTGCTCTAGGTGAAGTAAGTGAGGAATCAACAATCATCAATGGTAATAAAGAAACTGCTGTATATGAAGCAAATACATTTACCATCAATGATCAAAATGGAAATCCATTAACTAATTGTAGCACCTTTACAACCATTTATAAAAATAATTCAAAGGTTAAAATTCCATATCCATGTAGAGCATACGGTAATGAAATTAAAGAAGTTTTGAGCTCTAATCCCAAAGCAGAAATCATCATCAATGGATATTCCTCTATACAAGAAGATGCAGACATAGGAATGAAAAGAGCTCAATATGTAAAAAGACTACTGACCAATATCGGAATCAAAGCTGATAAAATCACGCTTAAAAGTGATAAAAAAGACATACCATTTAAATCTGGGATTGCACAAGGAGGAATAGATATTCAAATACTAAATATTAATAGATCAGAATCTAATAGTAATGCTGTAAAAGCAAGCCCTACAACAGCCGTACCTACTATTTCATCAGGAAATGGGCCGTATGGATATCAACGATTCACAAAAGGATATCAGGGCGACTTTTTTTATGGTAATAGAGCTTTTACAGCCTATATTAAAGAGGTACAGAATTATCTTAATGAAAACCCTGGTAAAAAGGTATATGTCTATGCTTATACAGATACAGTAGGTAATGCCACCGATAATTTTAACATAGGAAAAGATAATGTAAATACAGCAAGGCGACTTATGATTCAAAATGGCATTGCGATTAATCGTATCGTAGCCGTATCAAAAGGCGAAGAATCATCTGGTGCAACAGGCAATAATCGTAGTTTAGTAGTTATCGTAAAATAG
- a CDS encoding Rid family detoxifying hydrolase, with product MKKIIYTDLAPSPIGPYNQAVLIDTPHQKTLYTSGQIAIDPATGELKIDDLKEETHLVMKHLESLLKQVDMTFENVIKTSIFLNDMSNFATVNEVYGSYFNEATAPARETVEVANLPKYVNVEISVIAMTF from the coding sequence ATGAAAAAAATAATATACACAGACCTTGCTCCTAGCCCTATAGGACCTTATAATCAAGCTGTACTCATAGACACACCACATCAAAAAACATTATATACCAGTGGACAAATCGCTATCGATCCAGCTACTGGAGAATTGAAAATAGATGATCTTAAAGAAGAAACTCATCTGGTGATGAAACACCTAGAAAGTTTATTAAAACAAGTCGATATGACGTTTGAAAATGTGATTAAAACGTCCATTTTCTTAAATGATATGAGCAATTTTGCAACGGTTAATGAAGTTTATGGTAGTTATTTTAATGAAGCTACTGCACCTGCTAGAGAAACCGTAGAAGTGGCCAATTTACCTAAGTATGTAAACGTAGAGATTTCAGTAATCGCAATGACCTTTTAA
- the ppk1 gene encoding polyphosphate kinase 1: MKEQTKYPIRHRDLNWLSFNDRVLQEAKDSSNPLYERLKFISIFSSNLDEFFRVRVSQLRQIKKVKKKLRKKLALRPNKILKEILFKVNEQQEELGSIFYESIVPELKENGIQLLSYEELIENYSEDAQSYFNDHIKEHIKPIIIKAATDSDVFLENSELYFLVTFMSEHHYGIVNIPSDKLKRFIPLTDKDGTHVIAFIDDIVKSQLQSLFDKQDVLRSYAIKLSRDAELYLEQEVDVDQTLADQIYESLSQRLNGQPTRLLYDSTLPNEVRKNLRKSLGLGKIDMVAGGQYHNFDDFMKFPDLIKNKSLKADKLEPIRHKYLHGSSDYFKVIREKDQLVHFPYMSFDYVQNLINQAASDQDVLEIKISLYRVADQSALTDALLLALQNGKKVTVFIEAKARFDEENNIKWGRIFEEKGAHVIYSYPKIKVHSKVLLILRKEQSKVQRYAYIGTGNFNAQTSKFYCDHGLFTAHKKITKELHRVFKVLQGDMIIPRAKNLLISPFTTRSTFEELIRNEIDAAIAGKPCGITAKMNQLEDEKMIKLLYKANQAGVPIRLIVRGFSRLIPEIKGISDNIYVTSIVDQFLEHGRIYKFHNNGTPIMYTGSADWMSRNLDRRIEVLTPIYDQNIFNELDDILNIQLSDNVKTRIHTLNEDNTMVKDQKRKVRSQFEIHSYLIKKHHSV, encoded by the coding sequence GTGAAAGAACAGACTAAATATCCCATTAGACATAGAGACCTTAACTGGTTAAGCTTTAATGACCGCGTACTTCAAGAAGCAAAAGATTCTTCAAATCCGTTATACGAGCGATTAAAGTTTATAAGTATATTTTCTTCTAATCTTGATGAGTTTTTTAGGGTGCGAGTTTCTCAGTTGCGCCAGATAAAAAAGGTAAAAAAGAAACTGAGAAAGAAACTTGCCCTAAGACCTAATAAAATTCTCAAAGAGATATTATTTAAAGTAAATGAGCAGCAAGAAGAACTGGGTTCTATCTTTTATGAATCTATCGTGCCTGAATTAAAGGAAAACGGTATTCAATTGCTTTCTTATGAAGAGCTTATAGAGAATTATAGTGAAGATGCTCAAAGCTATTTTAATGATCATATTAAAGAGCACATAAAGCCTATCATCATTAAAGCAGCTACAGACTCTGACGTATTTTTAGAAAATAGCGAACTGTATTTTTTAGTTACTTTTATGTCAGAGCATCACTATGGCATCGTTAATATACCGTCAGATAAATTAAAAAGATTTATCCCATTAACTGATAAAGATGGTACACATGTGATTGCTTTTATAGATGATATTGTAAAATCACAATTACAATCATTATTTGATAAACAAGATGTTTTAAGGTCTTATGCTATCAAGTTATCACGTGATGCCGAGTTATATCTCGAGCAAGAGGTTGATGTCGATCAAACGCTAGCAGATCAAATTTATGAGTCCTTAAGTCAGCGATTAAATGGTCAACCTACACGTCTACTCTATGACAGCACGTTACCTAATGAGGTGCGTAAAAATTTAAGAAAAAGTCTAGGATTAGGTAAGATAGATATGGTTGCTGGTGGACAATATCACAACTTTGACGATTTCATGAAGTTTCCGGATTTAATAAAAAACAAATCCTTAAAGGCTGATAAGCTAGAACCTATAAGGCATAAGTATTTACACGGTTCTAGTGACTATTTTAAAGTTATTAGAGAAAAAGATCAGCTAGTACATTTTCCATATATGTCATTTGACTATGTGCAAAATTTAATCAATCAGGCTGCATCAGATCAAGATGTTTTGGAAATTAAAATATCGTTGTATCGAGTAGCAGACCAATCAGCTTTAACAGATGCGCTATTATTAGCTTTACAAAATGGCAAAAAAGTAACTGTTTTTATTGAGGCAAAAGCTAGATTTGATGAAGAAAATAATATTAAATGGGGACGCATTTTTGAAGAAAAAGGTGCTCATGTCATTTATAGTTATCCTAAAATTAAAGTACATAGTAAAGTCTTACTCATTTTACGTAAGGAGCAGAGCAAGGTGCAACGATATGCTTATATAGGGACTGGAAACTTTAATGCGCAGACTTCAAAATTTTATTGTGATCATGGTTTATTTACAGCTCATAAAAAAATAACCAAAGAATTACATCGTGTTTTTAAAGTATTGCAAGGTGATATGATTATTCCTAGAGCAAAAAATCTATTAATATCGCCTTTTACAACGCGTTCTACCTTTGAAGAACTGATCAGAAATGAAATAGATGCTGCCATAGCTGGAAAACCATGTGGTATTACTGCCAAAATGAATCAGCTAGAAGATGAAAAGATGATTAAGTTACTGTACAAAGCAAATCAGGCCGGTGTACCTATTAGATTAATTGTTAGAGGTTTTTCAAGACTTATACCAGAAATTAAAGGAATAAGCGATAATATCTATGTGACTAGTATTGTAGATCAGTTTTTAGAGCATGGTCGTATTTATAAATTTCACAACAATGGTACACCTATCATGTATACTGGTAGTGCAGACTGGATGTCACGTAACCTAGATAGAAGAATTGAAGTACTGACACCTATCTATGATCAGAACATTTTTAATGAATTAGATGATATATTAAACATTCAGTTATCAGATAATGTGAAAACTCGCATTCATACTTTAAATGAAGATAATACCATGGTTAAGGATCAAAAGAGGAAAGTCAGGTCACAATTTGAAATACACTCTTATCTTATAAAAAAACATCATTCAGTATAA
- the ung gene encoding uracil-DNA glycosylase, translated as MELSIHQSWKKALQSEFDSNYFKELAAFVKTEYATQTVYPPASKIFAAFDAAPIDQVKVVIIGQDPYHGPGQANGLCFSVADGIPHPPSLINIFKEIHTDLNIPIPVSGILERWAEQGVLLLNAVLTVRKGEAGSHAKKGWERFTDAVIKTISQEREDVIFLLWGGFAKGKAKLIDKKKHHILTSGHPSPLSANRGYWFGNKHFSQVNELLQGMGKEVIEW; from the coding sequence ATGGAATTAAGCATTCACCAAAGCTGGAAAAAGGCTTTACAATCAGAATTTGATAGCAATTATTTTAAAGAGCTAGCCGCTTTTGTGAAAACAGAATATGCCACGCAAACTGTTTATCCACCAGCAAGTAAAATCTTTGCAGCATTTGACGCGGCACCTATAGATCAAGTAAAAGTGGTCATTATAGGTCAAGATCCATATCACGGACCTGGACAAGCAAACGGTTTATGCTTCTCTGTGGCTGACGGAATTCCGCATCCACCATCATTGATCAATATCTTTAAAGAAATCCATACAGATTTAAATATACCAATCCCTGTAAGTGGCATTTTAGAGCGATGGGCAGAGCAAGGTGTTTTGCTATTGAATGCCGTTTTAACCGTTAGAAAGGGAGAAGCTGGATCTCATGCCAAAAAAGGTTGGGAACGCTTTACAGATGCTGTTATAAAAACCATTTCTCAAGAAAGAGAAGATGTGATATTTCTACTTTGGGGCGGATTTGCAAAGGGAAAAGCAAAGCTTATCGATAAGAAAAAGCATCATATTCTTACCAGTGGTCATCCTTCACCATTGAGTGCAAATCGTGGTTACTGGTTTGGTAATAAACATTTTTCACAGGTTAATGAGTTGCTTCAAGGAATGGGGAAAGAGGTGATTGAGTGGTAG